The DNA region CAACGATTTAGAggaaattattcaaatttatgaGAAAACGAGCAATGCGCCATCGAACAATGTTGACTTGATATTACTCAAGTGTTGCGGCGAATCACTACCCAATGTCGATCTCCCAACGAGACGAAAGTTAACTAGTCAGGTATGGAATCTGTTACATAGGAAAGGCTGTCAAATTACGTTGAACCATTATAATGCCCTTCTTGAAGTTTACGCACAAAATTTGGAATTTGTAAATCCTCGTGAATTTTTAGATAACATGACCTTAGAACCTGATCAGAGCATATATTGCTCTCTGTTGAACGTAATGTCGAAAACAGAAGATTCTGAATTAACCGCCGATATGATAGCGAAGATGAAAGAGAACTTAGATTCTTGGAGCAAAGAAACGTTCGAAACGATTGTCAAAGTAAACGCCTTGCAAGGCAACATCGCGAAGGCTTACGAAGTGATCGAAGAAATGACATTGTACGAAATTGTTCCATCTCCCGAGATCTATAATTACTTGGCGTACGGTTATGCAAAAACCGGCGATATTTCCaatatcatagaaatatttgaaaagtatCATCCCAGTATCGTAAATATAATCGAGGTCGTCAAAATTCTCAGCCGTCACGAGTACGGAGAGCACGTAGAGagtattttaaaatttctacCCGTATCGTTGAAGCCGAATGAGTTATCCGTAATTACTAATGCGATCATTGAACTTATATACACTGGTTACAGGATAAACGCTctcaagataataattaatcttccTGCGGTGCCAGAAGTTATAGACACATGCGTGGAATACGTCAAATACCTGGTAAACGAAGAGATCCGGCTGAATGGAACGGACGAAGATATTTTACAAGCGATACGCAAAATCacggattatatatattctccgTTTATCATAAACGAAGCTACCAGAGTTGCCTTGCACGAAGGCAGGGAATCTTTGGCGCTTGCATTGTTCGAGGATATGAGAAAGAATGACATTCCGGTACGTTCTCATTACTATTGGCCTTTGCTGATACTAGCGCACAAAAGCGCGAAcaagaacaaaatttattctcttatttcgCATATGATATCCTCGGGCgtagaaatagataaagatacgCTTATGGACTATATACTACCTTTCGTAGATGTAACAGATCCTGTCAAGATAACGACAACACTGATCGATAATGGGATCTATTATCTCAACGTGATAGAAAGCGTCAGTGCGTTTCTTTTGCGCGACAACAGATTGAAGGACCTAACGTTATTGCAATCTAAATACAAAGTGAAGATTAATTTCTGTGATTCTTACCTGGAAAAGTCCCTTGTCCAGGGATATGAGAAGGCAACCGACAAGTTGGCTTACGTGCCATTAATGCTAAAAATTCTCTATACTATGAAGCCACCACATTTGTATATTTTGAATGCGTTACTGAACGACGCAGCCAAGTTTAAAAAATTGGAGCAgcttattgattttttacgaatattaaaaaaatataaagtgacGATACCAAAGGCGGAGATCGATGTTATGAAAAAACGTATTGTTGACATAAAGGCGGACGTAGCCGAGAACAAAACTATTGAGGATTTATTGAAAGGgttgaacgataaaaaaatagatatgacAAGCGACCGGTTCGATTTAGTGTTATCGTTGGATCCGCATCCGAAAAAAATGGACATTGAGAAACTGCGTAATCATATTACAGAACTCAAATCTAAAAATTTGAACGTTCGTGGCGCGACGAAGAAATTATTGAATCAATACTGTAAATATAACGATCTAAAGGCTGCCGAAAGTATGAAGGAAGAAATTATTGCGAATAATTTCCAGTGGACACCAGGAATGAGAGCAATGTTATTCGATTTGtacgtaaaaaataatctattggATAAAGCCGAAGCCGAGTTAAatgaaattcgaaataatttcagtTCGTTCGAATTggatagtaataaaatattatcttacgTCATCTCTTTGGTGGAAAACAACAGATTGGATGACGCATTCGATGCAATaagcgatattaaaaatattaataattccgCAAATGTTACCAACAAATGTTTGCAGTTATTGTATGCGATAACGAAAGGCGAACGTCACGGGGATGCCGAAAAAATGTTGATAACTCtcattaagaataattattgtacGTTGCAAAACGTTTTGCTCCAACCGTTGGTCGAAAGGCATATTTCGAGAAACGACATAGTATCCGCCGTGGATACCTTTCTCTACTATGGGAATAAATATAAGCGGACACCGTTGCAACAAAGATTATTGATAACATTGGTCGAGCATATAGACGACTCGTCGATACCGGACCTTGAGGATAGATTAAAGAAGGTTTTAAACTGTATAAAAGACGTTCACGGAAAGCCGGTGGCTGTGGTAAAGTTGATCGTGGCATTGGCGAAAACCGGTAAAATCGAGCAATTACGGAAAATATTTCAGGTCTCGTGTTTTCAGCATATATCACTCATGCTATATCGTATCATTATGTATTTCATCGTGTCTTGTGAacaacgttttttctttttttctttttttctttctttcagatGGAAAACGTGCAGATGAAACTGTTGTTTAAGGATCTTCATTATTACGATCGCAAAGACAAACTCGATATATCGTTAACCATATTCGAAGCCGCCAAGTACCcgagaaacataaaaataaatcttttgtgCGATTACATTCTTTCGATCTACGGTACGGTATGACAATATTTTCTcaagtaatatttaatgagTAAACattcattaattcttttcatttaaaatgacACCGTCGACAGATGAGAACAACGATTACGAAGGTGCTAGCGCGTTACTgaggaaaatggaaaaggCATCGATAACGCCGACCGATAAGTTTAAAACTAAGATTTCGCGGCTAAATAACGAGGAAAGGAGGATGCAAagttaaaatgtaataaaacgCCATTTAGTTCTATCCGTACGAACGAACGGGATAGGAAAAATGGTAAGAACTTGACGGGTTCGTCAATTCAATAAAGAGTTTTGGAATTTTCTTCGAGCATCGTACCGTATTCTTTCATCAACTTCAAGGCCTCCTGTTTACGCGGTAGAAAATCAACCTGTTCTTTTTGTCGCAGAATCGAGTCATtgctcttcttattttcttccttcaaaTCGAGCAATTTTCTCTCAAGCGCCTCGACCtcgagaaaaattctattttcgttGAAACGCGCCTTGATCCGGTCGTAATCGTCGTTGACGGTTTTCAATTCTTCCTCGCTGATCGTTCGCTCGTCCATCAGCTTTTTATATTCAACATTGGCGTCCTCGCGTGTCATTCGATAATTCGCTTTAACAAATCCATCGAAATCTTCCGATCGGGTCGATTCATGATCCCTGCCGTGCGTTCGTTCGTCGCCGATCTCCGATCTCAATTTATTCTCTAATATTTCCAACTTGCGCAATGTCTCCTTTAAATCGATGTAATCGTTGCTTAGCACTTGGAAACTTCGATCGTTCGGCGTACGCTCGATGTCGTAATAACCGTCGTAGTTGGAGTTATCTAGAATCAAGGACTCCTCGGTCCTCGTTAAATTCCTATCGCCGGTCCCACCGGCATTCGATATCCTTTCCAAGTACTCGACGATCGATACCTCCAATTTCCTTATCCTTTCCATTTCTTCGGCTTTATTTTCGTCAAAGGTGGCAGCGAATTGCTCCATAACTTCCTCCCGCTTTCGCAGCTCTTTGTATTTCGTTTGTTTGTCGGTTTTACCATCCTCCAAATCCGTCTCCAAACGTTCCAATTCCATCTCCACCTCGGCCAgacgtttctttttactcgCGAGTTGCGCCTCCGCGGCAGCCATGTCCATATTATCTTGTTTGATCTTTACCAGTAATtgctccctctctttctcaggcGACAACCtgttcctctcttcctccctcagTTTGTCCCTCTTGTACTCGGCGTCCATCGTCTTAACGTGTAACTTGACGGCTTCCTGTTTCAAAGGAGAGAGCGCCATTTGTTCCTCGAAATGGTCCTGTTCCCTCGACAATTCCTCGAGTTCTTCCTGCATACCGGCGATCGTTCCCTCGACTCGAACCTTTTCCTTGCGCAGTTTctcgtatctttctctcgcagCTGGATCCATCATCTCGACCAATTTTTCCGTACGTTCCCTCTCcgtttctatttccttctccGTTCTGCGCGATCGTTGCTCCATTTCTTGCCTGCGCTCGAACATATCCTCTATCTCGGCCATGGACCGTTCGTTTTTCGAGAAGAGCTCTTTGGCCTCTTGATCCACCGACTCCTTTTCAACGTTCGAGCTCATTTTGTCGACGACGATGTTATAATCGGCGAGTTCTCCCTGCAACGCCGTTAATTCGCCTGCCAGATCCTTCGCCCTTTTATCGTAATGCAATATAGTGGCCCTTTCCTTGTTCTGCATATCGATGTCCCGTAGGATAGCCGCCATCTCTTGCGATAATTCTCGCATTTTCAATTGTACGAGTCCCTCGTAATACCTTTTGTCCTGAACTTGTCTGTATGTGATTTAAAACGGAAATAAATGAGTTAAGCGAGTCGAAGGGTCCGACCAGAGTGATTACTAGCGAGTGAGCGTGCGAGCGAGACGGTGAGCGATAAAATGTAAACTCGCGGATGAGCGTGTAGTATACGTGCGTATCTCCGCCAACGAACCTTGTCATCGACGTGCCTCTGCCAGTCCCGGGTCGGATAGAGGCGATTCCGTGCTGGGTGATGGGCCTTTCCAGACCGGGCATCGACAGTCCCGTATTCAAACGAGACAAACCCGAGATAGAGGCCGAGGGTGCCCTGACGGCCAACGGCGCGTTTCGGGCCGCAGGAGTCGCGGATCGAAAACTACCGTACTCCTCGAGCTCCTCCTTGATCCCTCTTCTAGACGTCGGTCTCTCGATTTCGTtgctttcgatctttttcgcGGCCTTGTCGAGCGTCTCACGGCGCCAACGGGTCACCGGTCTTTCCATTTGCCTTTCGTTCCCTGCTCTTTCAAGATCCATCGGAGAAGTATGGCGCTATGCCAAAACCGATGCTCgaatagttttttctttatcgtttctttgtttttctctacCTTGCTTTCCTACGCGCGACGCAACAGCGAAGGAGAGTATGAAATATGAAGCGTTGTTGACGCGTCGATGTTTTCGTTCTTATCGCCATGGCAACGAGACCTAACGTACGATTCCGCGAGACCTAACGTACGCGCGCCGTCTGCGACGCTCTcgagttttatttttcccGTACGGCTTTCGTaaagtttcgtttcgttaacaAGTTCGCTTTAATGACGTTCGCGTTATGAGTACGTGCGACGAGAACATTTACAAATAtctcgatatttattatcaaaaattcttTCCGTACGAGGAACTCTGCGCTTGGTTAGGTTATGGAGACGGTATCGAATTATAAATCAACGATCTAACTCGTTTAACGAACCTTGCGAGCaatatctactttttctttcagtggcCACCCTCTCGTTTAGAGAATTTTCGTTCAGGCTGTTGAGTCAATTGTTcattagaaataaatcttttccAATTCCTAGTCAGATGAAGGCAATCGTTTTGAAGGAACTTCCAATAGCAATAAATATTGGAGCGATATACAACACGCCGTGAGTACGAGTTACCGAAAGTATTGATAAAATGgaaggaaaataaacaaaaaatttcagTCCGCGCTGTAGGAGCGTATCCAAGTCCTTTGTCGAAAAGGAACTGGTCTTCGACATAGATATATCCGACTACGACGACGTGAGAACGTGCTGCGAGGGGTCTGATATCTGTACAAGATGTTGGAAGTACATTCTTATTGCTTgcaaaatattagatatttgcTTAAGACGTGAGTACGCGTGCTTGCGGCGTTAAACAAAATCGTCCTTGTAACGAACACCCTCCGTGTAAGATTTTAATAGGAATTCTTTCTTGCAGATGATTTCGGATACGACCTTATACTCTGGATCTTTTctggaagaagaggaatacATTGTTGGGTTTGCGATAAAGCTGCTAGAACATTGAATCAAAGTACGCGTTCTGGGATATTGAACTACATGCGGCACGAAGCGTTGAAGTGTTTCGCCAAGGAGGACCATTTTCAAATGAGAAAGTTGAACTATTACGACAGGTTCTCTAATCGTTTCCTTCATCTATcgcatttaattataattttaagagAGCATACgcataaataatgaaatatttcaatgcgTCAAACAGGCGCGTTCTTGCAATCATAGAGCCCGAGTTTATACCTTTATGCGTCGTAGATCAAAATCTACTTGGTACGGAGGAGGGAGTCGATTATTTTCTGGCTCTACTTCCTGATAACGAGGCACGGACGGACGTTAAACGGTTGTTCGATGATCGCACAAGCAGTGTCGATAGGTGGAACTCATTTACCGAGTATCACAAAGATATGATCAATTCTGTACGATTGAAAC from Vespula vulgaris chromosome 8, iyVesVulg1.1, whole genome shotgun sequence includes:
- the LOC127065841 gene encoding intraflagellar transport protein 74 homolog; the encoded protein is MDLERAGNERQMERPVTRWRRETLDKAAKKIESNEIERPTSRRGIKEELEEYGSFRSATPAARNAPLAVRAPSASISGLSRLNTGLSMPGLERPITQHGIASIRPGTGRGTSMTRQVQDKRYYEGLVQLKMRELSQEMAAILRDIDMQNKERATILHYDKRAKDLAGELTALQGELADYNIVVDKMSSNVEKESVDQEAKELFSKNERSMAEIEDMFERRQEMEQRSRRTEKEIETERERTEKLVEMMDPAARERYEKLRKEKVRVEGTIAGMQEELEELSREQDHFEEQMALSPLKQEAVKLHVKTMDAEYKRDKLREEERNRLSPEKEREQLLVKIKQDNMDMAAAEAQLASKKKRLAEVEMELERLETDLEDGKTDKQTKYKELRKREEVMEQFAATFDENKAEEMERIRKLEVSIVEYLERISNAGGTGDRNLTRTEESLILDNSNYDGYYDIERTPNDRSFQVLSNDYIDLKETLRKLEILENKLRSEIGDERTHGRDHESTRSEDFDGFVKANYRMTREDANVEYKKLMDERTISEEELKTVNDDYDRIKARFNENRIFLEVEALERKLLDLKEENKKSNDSILRQKEQVDFLPRKQEALKLMKEYGTMLEENSKTLY
- the LOC127065839 gene encoding leucine-rich PPR motif-containing protein, mitochondrial-like isoform X3, with protein sequence MTLEPDQSIYCSLLNVMSKTEDSELTADMIAKMKENLDSWSKETFETIVKVNALQGNIAKAYEVIEEMTLYEIVPSPEIYNYLAYGYAKTGDISNIIEIFEKYHPSIVNIIEVVKILSRHEYGEHVESILKFLPVSLKPNELSVITNAIIELIYTGYRINALKIIINLPAVPEVIDTCVEYVKYLVNEEIRLNGTDEDILQAIRKITDYIYSPFIINEATRVALHEGRESLALALFEDMRKNDIPVRSHYYWPLLILAHKSANKNKIYSLISHMISSGVEIDKDTLMDYILPFVDVTDPVKITTTLIDNGIYYLNVIESVSAFLLRDNRLKDLTLLQSKYKVKINFCDSYLEKSLVQGYEKATDKLAYVPLMLKILYTMKPPHLYILNALLNDAAKFKKLEQLIDFLRILKKYKVTIPKAEIDVMKKRIVDIKADVAENKTIEDLLKGLNDKKIDMTSDRFDLVLSLDPHPKKMDIEKLRNHITELKSKNLNVRGATKKLLNQYCKYNDLKAAESMKEEIIANNFQWTPGMRAMLFDLYVKNNLLDKAEAELNEIRNNFSSFELDSNKILSYVISLVENNRLDDAFDAISDIKNINNSANVTNKCLQLLYAITKGERHGDAEKMLITLIKNNYCTLQNVLLQPLVERHISRNDIVSAVDTFLYYGNKYKRTPLQQRLLITLVEHIDDSSIPDLEDRLKKVLNCIKDVHGKPVAVVKLIVALAKTGKIEQLRKIFQMENVQMKLLFKDLHYYDRKDKLDISLTIFEAAKYPRNIKINLLCDYILSIYDENNDYEGASALLRKMEKASITPTDKFKTKISRLNNEERRMQS
- the LOC127065839 gene encoding leucine-rich PPR motif-containing protein, mitochondrial-like isoform X1, whose product is MNMALNNRCFRFLRNYKKTYVSCYPKFYSLDKYCLDKSDCIDFNKYNTQHFDFHNSVISNCLSLSSDTLENKIVNLCINLRNGRVFLNDLEEIIQIYEKTSNAPSNNVDLILLKCCGESLPNVDLPTRRKLTSQVWNLLHRKGCQITLNHYNALLEVYAQNLEFVNPREFLDNMTLEPDQSIYCSLLNVMSKTEDSELTADMIAKMKENLDSWSKETFETIVKVNALQGNIAKAYEVIEEMTLYEIVPSPEIYNYLAYGYAKTGDISNIIEIFEKYHPSIVNIIEVVKILSRHEYGEHVESILKFLPVSLKPNELSVITNAIIELIYTGYRINALKIIINLPAVPEVIDTCVEYVKYLVNEEIRLNGTDEDILQAIRKITDYIYSPFIINEATRVALHEGRESLALALFEDMRKNDIPVRSHYYWPLLILAHKSANKNKIYSLISHMISSGVEIDKDTLMDYILPFVDVTDPVKITTTLIDNGIYYLNVIESVSAFLLRDNRLKDLTLLQSKYKVKINFCDSYLEKSLVQGYEKATDKLAYVPLMLKILYTMKPPHLYILNALLNDAAKFKKLEQLIDFLRILKKYKVTIPKAEIDVMKKRIVDIKADVAENKTIEDLLKGLNDKKIDMTSDRFDLVLSLDPHPKKMDIEKLRNHITELKSKNLNVRGATKKLLNQYCKYNDLKAAESMKEEIIANNFQWTPGMRAMLFDLYVKNNLLDKAEAELNEIRNNFSSFELDSNKILSYVISLVENNRLDDAFDAISDIKNINNSANVTNKCLQLLYAITKGERHGDAEKMLITLIKNNYCTLQNVLLQPLVERHISRNDIVSAVDTFLYYGNKYKRTPLQQRLLITLVEHIDDSSIPDLEDRLKKVLNCIKDVHGKPVAVVKLIVALAKTGKIEQLRKIFQMENVQMKLLFKDLHYYDRKDKLDISLTIFEAAKYPRNIKINLLCDYILSIYDENNDYEGASALLRKMEKASITPTDKFKTKISRLNNEERRMQS
- the LOC127065839 gene encoding leucine-rich PPR motif-containing protein, mitochondrial-like isoform X2, with the protein product MNMALNNRCFRFLRNYKKTYVSCYPKFYSLDKYCLDKSDCIDFNKYNTQHFDFHNSVISNCLSLSSDTLENKIVNLCINLRNGRVFLNDLEEIIQIYEKTSNAPSNNVDLILLKCCGESLPNVDLPTRRKLTSQVWNLLHRKGCQITLNHYNALLEVYAQNLEFVNPREFLDNMTLEPDQSIYCSLLNVMSKTEDSELTADMIAKMKENLDSWSKETFETIVKVNALQGNIAKAYEVIEEMTLYEIVPSPEIYNYLAYGYAKTGDISNIIEIFEKYHPSIVNIIEVVKILSRHEYGEHVESILKFLPVSLKPNELSVITNAIIELIYTGYRINALKIIINLPAVPEVIDTCVEYVKYLVNEEIRLNGTDEDILQAIRKITDYIYSPFIINEATRVALHEGRESLALALFEDMRKNDIPVRSHYYWPLLILAHKSANKNKIYSLISHMISSGVEIDKDTLMDYILPFVDVTDPVKITTTLIDNGIYYLNVIESVSAFLLRDNRLKDLTLLQSKYKVKINFCDSYLEKSLVQGYEKATDKLAYVPLMLKILYTMKPPHLYILNALLNDAAKFKKLEQLIDFLRILKKYKVTIPKAEIDVMKKRIVDIKADVAENKTIEDLLKGLNDKKIDMTSDRFDLVLSLDPHPKKMDIEKLRNHITELKSKNLNVRGATKKLLNQYCKYNDLKAAESMKEEIIANNFQWTPGMRAMLFDFSFELDSNKILSYVISLVENNRLDDAFDAISDIKNINNSANVTNKCLQLLYAITKGERHGDAEKMLITLIKNNYCTLQNVLLQPLVERHISRNDIVSAVDTFLYYGNKYKRTPLQQRLLITLVEHIDDSSIPDLEDRLKKVLNCIKDVHGKPVAVVKLIVALAKTGKIEQLRKIFQMENVQMKLLFKDLHYYDRKDKLDISLTIFEAAKYPRNIKINLLCDYILSIYDENNDYEGASALLRKMEKASITPTDKFKTKISRLNNEERRMQS
- the LOC127065790 gene encoding DNA primase small subunit-like, translated to MSTCDENIYKYLDIYYQKFFPYEELCAWLGYGDVATLSFREFSFRLLSQLFIRNKSFPIPSQMKAIVLKELPIAINIGAIYNTPPRCRSVSKSFVEKELVFDIDISDYDDVRTCCEGSDICTRCWKYILIACKILDICLRHDFGYDLILWIFSGRRGIHCWVCDKAARTLNQSTRSGILNYMRHEALKCFAKEDHFQMRKLNYYDRRVLAIIEPEFIPLCVVDQNLLGTEEGVDYFLALLPDNEARTDVKRLFDDRTSSVDRWNSFTEYHKDMINSGVRYWKGLEEYPDHVKLHYCGPRFDSNVTEGTTHLLRCPFSVHNETGKIVVPFDLADVDKFDPSTVPTIKRLITEINILNRNRSIEGDVGYASDCYETSLKKPIDIFQRFVKRVTTN